From the Desulfovibrio sp. JY genome, one window contains:
- the ndhC gene encoding NADH-quinone oxidoreductase subunit A — MQPQISFTPLASPFSPWEPGALAFLVFFVLVLAVLGLILFLSGFLVRRRPTPDKQRPYECGILPTGDARFRYPVPFFLMAVFFLIFDVETAYIVSWAVAWPELGLPGYLRMAVFIVILGLGLAYAWIKGGLDWNEEEGL, encoded by the coding sequence ATGCAGCCGCAGATATCATTTACCCCCCTGGCCTCCCCCTTTTCCCCCTGGGAGCCGGGCGCGCTGGCCTTTCTGGTCTTTTTCGTCCTGGTGCTGGCAGTCCTGGGGCTCATCCTTTTTCTTTCGGGCTTCCTGGTGCGCCGCCGGCCCACCCCGGACAAGCAGCGCCCCTACGAATGCGGCATCCTGCCCACGGGCGACGCCCGGTTTCGCTATCCGGTGCCGTTTTTCCTCATGGCCGTCTTTTTCCTCATCTTCGACGTGGAAACCGCCTATATCGTGTCCTGGGCCGTGGCCTGGCCGGAACTGGGGCTCCCCGGCTACCTGCGCATGGCCGTGTTCATCGTGATCCTGGGCCTTGGCCTGGCCTATGCCTGGATAAAGGGCGGGCTCGACTGGAACGAGGAGGAAGGCTTGTGA